The Atribacterota bacterium genome contains the following window.
TAATCTCCGATCGCCTCTAGAGAAAACAGCTTCCAATAATGTTAACCTTACATTAGGAAAATTACAAGTAACATTGCTACTTCTAACAATTCTGGTAATGTAATTAAATTTCTTTAGTAATTGATCTTCTCTCTCTTGGGCAATCCACTGAAAAGGAGTATGAGATTTAGGAATCAGGGCATTGATGCTAACATTTAATGAAAATTTTCTTCCTACTTTTTCTCTGCCCATCATTTCTACCTTTTTTATTAATTTAACAATGCCATCAATATCATTCCATGTTTCAGCTGGTAAACCTATCATAAAATAGAGCTTTACTCTTCTCCAACCCATTTGAAAAGCATATTGTAAAGTGCGATATAAGTCATTTTCACAAACATTCTTATTTATTATTTTATTCATTCTTTCAGTACCTGCTTCCGGAGCAAAAGTTAAGCCAGTTTTTCTTACCCTCTGAGTCTGTATTGCTAAATGTACAGAAAAATTGTCTATCCTTAAAGATGGTAAGGAAATACCAACTCCTTTATCTTGATAACGGTCAACCATCATTTTTATTAAATTATCAATCTGGCTGTAATCACTGGAACTCAAGGAAGATAATGAAATCTCTTCATATCCAGTGTTAACAAAACTGTTTTCGGCTAATTCTAATAAACATTCAACAGATCTTTCTCTGACTGGTCGATATATGAAACCAGCCTGACAAAATCGACAGCCACGAGTACAACCTCTAAATATTTCTAAAGTAATTCTATTATGAACAATATCTATATTTGGTACAATTGGAGAAATTGGGAAAGCTGCCTGATCTATGTTTTTTAATAATCTTTTTTTTATTTTTAATGGAGCTTTTTTTTCAGTTTTCAGATAGGACTTTATCCTGCCATCAGGATGATATTCTACCTTATAAAAACCTGGAATATAAACACCAGTTATATCTACAAGTTTAGTTAAAAGTTCTTTTTTATTTTTTGGCTCCCTTTTCTT
Protein-coding sequences here:
- a CDS encoding TIGR03960 family B12-binding radical SAM protein, whose translation is MIINRILEKVEKPGRYTGKEYNEIVKKNDSQLIKIALAFPDLYEIGMSYLGFKILYDIINKREDSWAERVYSPAVDLEKCLINEEMALFSLESFRPLSEFDIIGFSLQYELSYTNVLNILNLGKIPLRSIERDTTNPLIIAGGPSAFNPEPLADFIDLFVIGDGEEIIHEIIDVYKEWSKKREPKNKKELLTKLVDITGVYIPGFYKVEYHPDGRIKSYLKTEKKAPLKIKKRLLKNIDQAAFPISPIVPNIDIVHNRITLEIFRGCTRGCRFCQAGFIYRPVRERSVECLLELAENSFVNTGYEEISLSSLSSSDYSQIDNLIKMMVDRYQDKGVGISLPSLRIDNFSVHLAIQTQRVRKTGLTFAPEAGTERMNKIINKNVCENDLYRTLQYAFQMGWRRVKLYFMIGLPAETWNDIDGIVKLIKKVEMMGREKVGRKFSLNVSINALIPKSHTPFQWIAQEREDQLLKKFNYITRIVRSSNVTCNFPNVRLTLLEAVFSRGDRRLGNVLEEAYRKGCKFDSWQEHFNFNGWQESFKKYDLNVSFYAHRKREKEEILPWDIIDCGVKKQYLWSEWEKAVREINTKDCRLSQCNRCGLENVCMEIGTKNFKNSLNC